One bacterium DNA window includes the following coding sequences:
- the ettA gene encoding energy-dependent translational throttle protein EttA: MSDNKIIFSMVGVGKVHKPNKQVLKDIYLSFFYGAKIGVLGLNGAGKSTLLRIIAGTDKDYLGEITAQKGIPFGYLPQEPELDPNKTVKEIVQEAVADTVALVREYEKIAEQMADPNADFDTLLEKQGKLQEEIEHKNAWDLDSRLEMAMDALRCPESDTPVKVLSGGERRRVALCRLLLQEPDVLLLDEPTNHLDAESVYWLEQHLAQYKGTVIAVTHDRYFLDNVAGWILELDRGEGIPFEGNYTSWLEQKKKRLEVEEKQESKRQKALAEELEWVRMNPKGRHAKSKARISAYEKMVNEQNEKRNEEMEIFIPPGPRLGNVVIEANGVGKSYDDHLLYENMNFSLPPGGIIGVIGPNGAGKTTLFRMITGGEKPDAGSIRIGETVKLGYVDQNRPLDPNKSIWEEISGGEETLMLGTREVNSRAYVARFNFSGSDQQKKVSMLSGGERNRVHLAKMLKEGANVLLLDEPTNDLDVNTLRALEEALLEFAGCAVVISHDRWFLDRVATHILAFEGDSQVVWFDGNFSQYHENFKQRMGIDADRPHRIKYKPLMRG; the protein is encoded by the coding sequence AAGCCCAACAAACAAGTGCTCAAAGATATATATCTTTCTTTTTTTTACGGCGCCAAAATCGGCGTACTCGGTCTCAACGGCGCAGGTAAATCTACGCTGCTTCGTATCATCGCAGGAACCGACAAGGATTACCTCGGTGAAATCACAGCACAGAAAGGCATCCCCTTCGGTTATTTGCCGCAGGAACCGGAACTTGATCCGAACAAAACGGTAAAAGAAATTGTCCAAGAAGCGGTTGCCGATACGGTAGCTTTGGTGCGTGAATACGAAAAAATAGCCGAACAAATGGCGGATCCCAATGCGGATTTTGATACACTTTTAGAAAAACAAGGTAAACTGCAGGAAGAAATCGAGCATAAAAACGCATGGGATCTTGACAGCCGCCTTGAAATGGCTATGGACGCGCTGCGTTGTCCGGAAAGCGACACACCCGTCAAGGTTCTGTCCGGTGGCGAACGTCGCCGCGTCGCCTTGTGCCGCCTGCTTCTGCAGGAACCCGATGTGCTCTTGCTGGATGAACCGACCAACCACCTCGACGCCGAATCCGTGTATTGGCTGGAACAACATTTAGCTCAATACAAAGGCACTGTCATTGCTGTCACCCACGATCGTTATTTCCTCGATAATGTCGCCGGTTGGATACTCGAACTCGATCGCGGCGAAGGTATTCCTTTCGAAGGCAATTATACCTCGTGGCTTGAACAGAAAAAGAAGCGCCTTGAAGTCGAAGAAAAGCAGGAATCCAAACGCCAAAAAGCTTTGGCTGAAGAGTTGGAGTGGGTGCGAATGAATCCCAAAGGTCGCCACGCCAAAAGTAAAGCACGTATTTCGGCGTATGAAAAAATGGTCAATGAACAGAATGAAAAGCGTAACGAAGAAATGGAAATTTTCATTCCACCCGGACCGCGCCTCGGCAATGTCGTCATCGAAGCAAACGGCGTTGGCAAATCCTACGATGATCATTTGCTTTATGAAAACATGAACTTTTCGCTGCCACCCGGCGGTATCATCGGCGTGATCGGACCCAACGGTGCGGGTAAAACCACATTATTCCGTATGATTACCGGTGGAGAAAAACCTGACGCCGGCTCGATTCGAATCGGCGAAACCGTCAAACTGGGGTATGTAGATCAAAATCGTCCACTGGATCCCAATAAATCGATTTGGGAAGAAATCAGCGGCGGCGAAGAAACGCTGATGCTGGGTACCCGTGAAGTCAATTCGCGTGCCTATGTAGCGCGATTTAACTTTAGCGGTTCGGACCAACAGAAAAAAGTCAGCATGTTATCCGGCGGCGAGCGCAACCGCGTTCACCTTGCCAAGATGCTCAAAGAAGGCGCCAATGTACTGCTACTTGACGAACCTACAAACGATCTGGATGTCAATACACTGCGCGCACTGGAAGAAGCGCTTCTGGAATTTGCCGGATGTGCCGTGGTGATTTCCCACGACCGTTGGTTTCTTGATCGTGTAGCGACGCATATCTTAGCATTCGAAGGCGACAGCCAGGTAGTTTGGTTTGACGGAAATTTTTCGCAATATCACGAAAACTTCAAACAGCGCATGGGTATCGACGCCGATCGCCCGCACCGTATCAAGTATAAACCGCTAATGCGCGGATAA